In Arthrobacter sp. SLBN-83, one DNA window encodes the following:
- the mmsB gene encoding multiple monosaccharide ABC transporter permease, which produces MNALKKLFGGNTRQFGMIFALVALIIFFQFATEGRTLTPGNVINLFNGNSYILILAIGMVLVIIAGHIDLSVGSVAAFVGVTVALAIRDWGIPWWAGILLGLVLGAIIGAWQGWWTAYVGIPAFIVTLAGMLLFRGFNQFVGKSNTIPVPNDFQFIGSGYLPEVGPNTGYNNLTLLLGIAVVAFVVVGELRSRARAKALGAEVPEMWVTVLKLVLVCAAILYATYLFATGRPGTSFPIPGLILAVLVLIYGFISSRTILGRHVYAVGGNRHAAELSGVQSKKVNFLVMMNMSILAGLAGMIFVGRSTASGPFDGVGWELDAIAAVFIGGAAVTGGVGTVVGSIIGGLVMAVLNNGLQLLGVGADLTQIIKGLVLLIAVAFDVYNKSQGKRSIIGMLTRNMNRPTSGPSNPIQPDETTSTKEAIAREA; this is translated from the coding sequence ATGAACGCCCTCAAAAAGCTGTTTGGCGGAAACACCCGCCAATTCGGCATGATCTTCGCCCTCGTGGCCCTGATCATCTTCTTCCAGTTCGCCACCGAAGGCCGGACCCTGACCCCCGGCAACGTCATCAACCTCTTCAACGGCAACTCCTACATCCTGATCCTGGCCATCGGCATGGTCCTGGTGATCATCGCAGGCCACATCGACCTCTCCGTTGGTTCGGTCGCGGCATTCGTCGGGGTCACTGTTGCCCTGGCCATCCGCGACTGGGGCATCCCCTGGTGGGCCGGCATCCTGTTGGGCCTGGTCCTCGGCGCCATCATTGGTGCCTGGCAAGGCTGGTGGACGGCGTATGTCGGCATCCCCGCCTTCATCGTCACCCTGGCCGGCATGCTCCTCTTCCGCGGCTTCAACCAGTTCGTGGGCAAGTCCAACACCATCCCCGTACCGAATGACTTCCAGTTCATCGGCTCCGGCTACCTGCCCGAGGTGGGACCGAACACCGGCTACAACAACCTGACGCTGCTGCTGGGCATCGCCGTCGTGGCCTTCGTCGTGGTGGGCGAGCTGCGCTCCCGGGCCCGCGCCAAGGCGCTGGGCGCTGAAGTTCCCGAGATGTGGGTGACCGTGCTGAAGCTGGTCCTGGTCTGCGCCGCCATCCTCTACGCCACGTACCTGTTTGCCACCGGCCGGCCCGGCACCTCCTTCCCGATCCCCGGCCTCATCCTGGCCGTCCTGGTGCTCATCTACGGCTTCATCTCCTCCCGCACCATCCTGGGCCGGCACGTCTACGCAGTCGGTGGCAACCGCCACGCGGCCGAACTCTCCGGTGTCCAGTCCAAGAAGGTCAACTTCCTGGTCATGATGAACATGTCCATCCTGGCCGGCCTGGCCGGCATGATCTTCGTGGGCCGCTCCACCGCCTCGGGCCCGTTCGACGGCGTCGGCTGGGAACTGGACGCCATCGCGGCAGTCTTCATCGGCGGCGCCGCAGTCACCGGCGGTGTGGGCACCGTGGTCGGCTCCATCATCGGTGGTTTGGTCATGGCAGTGCTCAACAACGGCCTGCAGCTCCTTGGCGTCGGCGCCGACCTCACCCAGATCATCAAGGGCCTGGTGCTCCTGATCGCCGTCGCCTTCGACGTCTACAACAAGTCCCAGGGCAAGCGCTCCATCATCGGCATGCTGACCCGGAACATGAACCGACCCACTTCCGGGCCCAGCAACCCCATCCAGCCCGACGAAACCACCTCCACCAAGGAAGCGATCGCCAGGGAAGCCTGA
- a CDS encoding substrate-binding domain-containing protein: MRMFGKAGKAAAVAAIAALALTGCGRNDSGSSGGASGGAGGFDQSSSIGVALPQKTSENWVLAEKLFNDGLNGAGFKADVQFANGGVSEQQNQISAMVTKGAKVIIVGAIDGSQLGTQLKQAKDAGATVIAYDRLLLNTDNVDYYVAYDNFKVGVLQGQALLDGMKAKKPNGPYNIELFAGSPDDANAKVFFNGAMSVLKPKIDDGTLKVVSGQTSFEQAVTQGWKAENAQRRMDTLLSGSYTSANVDGVLSPNDTLARAILTSVKAAGKPIPVVTGQDSEVESVKSILAGEQYSTINKDTRKLVEHAITMVKDLQAGKKPEVNDDKSYNNGNKVVPAYLLEPVIVTAANVKTAYTDDPVLGPITK, encoded by the coding sequence ATGCGAATGTTTGGTAAAGCAGGAAAGGCCGCAGCGGTTGCTGCCATCGCAGCACTGGCGCTGACGGGCTGTGGCCGCAATGACAGCGGCTCATCGGGCGGAGCCAGCGGAGGCGCTGGCGGATTCGACCAGAGCTCATCCATCGGCGTTGCCCTTCCGCAGAAGACCAGTGAAAACTGGGTCCTGGCCGAGAAGCTGTTCAACGACGGCCTCAACGGCGCGGGGTTCAAGGCTGACGTCCAGTTCGCCAACGGCGGCGTTTCGGAGCAGCAGAACCAGATCAGCGCCATGGTCACCAAGGGTGCCAAGGTCATCATCGTGGGGGCCATCGACGGCTCCCAGCTGGGCACCCAGCTCAAGCAGGCCAAGGACGCCGGCGCCACTGTCATCGCCTACGACCGCCTCCTGCTGAACACCGACAACGTGGACTACTACGTGGCCTACGACAACTTCAAGGTCGGTGTGCTCCAGGGCCAGGCGCTGCTGGACGGAATGAAGGCCAAGAAGCCGAACGGCCCGTACAACATCGAACTGTTTGCCGGTTCCCCTGATGATGCCAACGCCAAGGTGTTCTTCAACGGCGCCATGAGCGTCCTGAAGCCCAAGATCGACGACGGCACCCTCAAGGTTGTCTCCGGACAGACCAGCTTCGAGCAGGCCGTGACCCAGGGCTGGAAGGCGGAGAACGCCCAGCGCCGCATGGACACCCTGCTCAGCGGCAGCTACACCAGCGCCAACGTTGACGGCGTCCTGTCCCCCAACGACACCCTGGCCCGTGCGATCCTGACCTCGGTCAAGGCCGCAGGCAAGCCGATCCCGGTGGTCACCGGCCAGGACTCCGAGGTTGAGTCGGTCAAGTCCATCCTCGCCGGCGAGCAGTACTCCACCATCAACAAGGACACCCGCAAGCTCGTTGAGCACGCCATCACCATGGTGAAGGACCTGCAGGCCGGCAAGAAGCCTGAGGTCAACGACGACAAGTCCTACAACAACGGCAACAAGGTGGTTCCCGCCTACCTGCTGGAGCCGGTCATCGTGACCGCCGCCAACGTCAAGACGGCCTACACGGACGATCCCGTACTCGGCCCGATCACCAAGTAA
- a CDS encoding ABC transporter permease: protein MSVLARSVGNAFRNKVRTAAVVAVLAVAIGLALAMLVANQAVGAKVQELNASVGTVLTVNPAGGQGFEGGGEPLTTAQATTAADVPNVSAVVGTSSLRLRNAAAAAAQASSQAGQASQARSGGQAGQAGPGGQAAATLTTSLTAAVDAGTLGNRNQQANGTTGSTGTTQQPRSLPITATGIGAEVDATGKALNISQGSGLGDYTAASTGALLGTTLAEKNNLTVGSTFTINDQSYTVSGLFDAGTAFGNNAVYVTLPTAQTLAGTPGELSSMIVTVNSMDNVAATKTALQAALGTDKADVTQGQNLQTAVSSLDSVKNISFIAFIAALGTAGLIILLIMVMLVRERRREIGVLKAIGAPNRTIGLQFVLEALVLAALGSAVGAAIASFASGGIASALISSNSTTASATAGRGFPGGAAGAGGFRGGQGGPFGGASQLLNSVTASASPGVIAGGIAAVFGVAIIGALVPALLTARIRPIEVLRGE, encoded by the coding sequence GTGAGCGTCCTTGCCCGAAGCGTAGGCAATGCCTTCAGAAACAAGGTCCGCACCGCAGCTGTCGTTGCGGTGCTGGCCGTCGCCATCGGCCTGGCCCTGGCCATGCTGGTGGCCAACCAGGCGGTTGGAGCCAAAGTCCAGGAGCTCAATGCCTCCGTGGGCACCGTCCTGACGGTCAACCCCGCCGGCGGGCAAGGCTTCGAAGGCGGCGGGGAACCGCTCACCACCGCACAGGCAACCACGGCCGCGGACGTTCCCAACGTCAGCGCCGTCGTCGGAACCTCCTCACTGCGCCTGCGCAATGCGGCAGCGGCGGCAGCGCAGGCGTCCAGCCAGGCAGGACAAGCCAGCCAGGCCCGTTCCGGAGGACAGGCCGGCCAGGCAGGCCCCGGCGGCCAGGCCGCAGCCACCCTGACCACCAGCCTTACAGCCGCAGTGGATGCCGGCACCCTGGGCAACCGCAACCAGCAGGCCAACGGGACCACGGGATCCACCGGGACCACGCAGCAGCCCAGGTCGCTGCCGATCACCGCCACCGGCATCGGAGCCGAGGTGGACGCCACGGGCAAGGCACTGAACATCAGCCAGGGCTCAGGCCTTGGTGATTACACGGCAGCATCCACCGGGGCGTTACTCGGCACCACCCTGGCGGAGAAGAACAACCTCACCGTCGGATCCACCTTCACCATCAATGACCAGAGCTACACGGTTTCCGGGTTGTTCGACGCCGGCACGGCCTTTGGCAACAACGCCGTGTACGTCACCCTCCCCACCGCCCAGACCCTCGCCGGAACGCCCGGTGAACTGTCCAGCATGATCGTCACGGTCAACTCCATGGACAACGTCGCCGCCACCAAGACGGCGCTGCAGGCCGCCCTGGGCACCGACAAGGCCGATGTCACCCAGGGCCAGAACCTGCAGACGGCGGTCAGTTCCCTGGACAGCGTCAAGAACATCTCCTTCATCGCCTTCATTGCCGCGCTGGGCACTGCCGGCCTGATCATCCTGCTCATCATGGTGATGCTGGTCCGCGAGCGCCGCCGCGAGATCGGCGTGCTGAAGGCCATCGGGGCGCCCAACCGGACCATCGGGCTCCAGTTTGTCCTCGAAGCCCTGGTCCTGGCGGCCCTGGGCAGTGCAGTCGGCGCAGCCATCGCATCGTTCGCCAGTGGCGGCATCGCCTCCGCCCTGATCAGCAGCAACAGCACCACCGCTTCTGCCACCGCGGGCCGCGGTTTCCCGGGCGGCGCAGCCGGCGCAGGGGGCTTCCGCGGCGGGCAGGGTGGACCCTTCGGCGGCGCTTCCCAGCTGCTGAACTCCGTGACCGCCAGCGCATCCCCCGGTGTCATCGCGGGCGGCATCGCGGCCGTGTTTGGCGTCGCCATCATCGGCGCCCTGGTTCCCGCGCTGCTCACGGCGCGCATCCGTCCCATCGAAGTCCTGCGAGGAGAATAG
- a CDS encoding ABC transporter ATP-binding protein, with the protein MIEVKNLVRTFNSGDRTIKPVNDVSFVLEQGTLASIVGKSGSGKSTLLSLLGALDKPTSGDVVVNGVSLASLPDSKLTEYRRRDIGFVFQQFNLIPNLTAVDNVMLPMEFAGVRKGARLQRAKELLEQVQLDPSKHDRRINRLSGGEQQRVAIARALANEPKLILADEPTGNLDEQTGDHIIELLSSLSRDHNTTILVVTHDRVLANKTDRRFRLQQGKLTEEPVRDRAVAATA; encoded by the coding sequence ATGATTGAAGTCAAGAACCTGGTCCGCACCTTCAACTCCGGCGACCGCACCATCAAACCCGTCAATGATGTCAGCTTCGTCCTGGAGCAGGGCACCCTCGCCTCGATCGTGGGCAAGAGCGGCAGCGGCAAAAGCACCCTATTGTCCCTCCTGGGTGCGCTGGACAAGCCCACCAGCGGAGACGTCGTCGTCAACGGCGTCAGCCTGGCCAGCCTGCCGGACAGCAAGCTGACCGAGTACCGCCGCCGGGACATCGGCTTCGTGTTCCAGCAGTTCAACCTGATCCCCAACCTGACCGCGGTGGACAACGTCATGCTCCCCATGGAGTTTGCGGGGGTCCGGAAAGGTGCCAGGCTGCAGCGCGCCAAGGAACTGCTGGAACAGGTCCAGCTGGATCCATCCAAACACGACCGGCGCATCAACAGGCTTTCGGGCGGCGAGCAGCAGCGTGTGGCCATCGCCAGGGCACTGGCCAACGAGCCCAAACTGATCCTCGCCGACGAGCCCACGGGCAACCTGGACGAGCAGACCGGGGACCACATCATCGAACTCCTCAGCTCGCTGAGCCGCGACCACAACACCACCATCCTGGTGGTCACCCACGACCGGGTCCTGGCGAACAAGACCGACCGCCGCTTCCGGCTTCAGCAGGGCAAGCTCACGGAAGAACCAGTGCGGGACCGGGCAGTAGCCGCCACCGCCTGA
- a CDS encoding Gfo/Idh/MocA family protein: MTAPIATPWLSSQPNQDPRPATGAPLRWGIIATGSIARAVSQDLALLEDADLYAVSSRTQDTADAFAVAYDFAKAYGDDGGVPGYQRLLADDAVDVVYVATPHAQHHEIVLAALNAGKHVLCEKAFTINAREAAELIDVARSRKLFLMEAVWSRFLPSMQRAFEIAASGELGDIHWVTADLGFPAPYSPTARLWARNDGGGALLDLSVYPLLWALGTLGFPQTVSATGVVNDDGVDAQNAMTLGYDHAAQVQLTSSLLAHGPRTATVAGSLGFLQSVGSINNPSELLIAKGWEDRRTESFDVVGKGYAYELREVVRCIQQGLTESPVMPLEDTLNTMRLFDGVRAQLGVTYPNDRH; encoded by the coding sequence ATGACTGCTCCCATCGCCACGCCATGGCTGTCCAGCCAGCCCAACCAGGATCCCCGCCCCGCGACCGGGGCTCCCCTGCGCTGGGGAATCATTGCAACCGGCAGCATTGCCCGCGCCGTCTCACAGGATCTGGCGCTCCTGGAAGACGCCGACCTGTATGCGGTCAGTTCCAGGACCCAGGACACCGCCGATGCATTCGCGGTGGCCTACGACTTTGCCAAGGCGTACGGGGACGACGGCGGTGTGCCCGGCTACCAGCGGCTCCTGGCTGATGACGCCGTGGATGTTGTATACGTTGCCACGCCGCACGCACAGCACCATGAAATTGTCCTCGCCGCCCTCAACGCCGGTAAGCACGTGCTCTGCGAGAAGGCTTTCACCATCAATGCGCGGGAGGCCGCGGAGCTTATCGACGTTGCGCGCAGCCGGAAGCTTTTCCTGATGGAGGCGGTCTGGAGCCGGTTCCTGCCCTCCATGCAGCGGGCTTTCGAGATCGCAGCCTCCGGGGAACTGGGTGACATCCACTGGGTCACGGCGGACCTTGGCTTTCCTGCACCGTACTCCCCCACTGCCAGGCTATGGGCGCGGAATGACGGCGGCGGCGCCCTGCTGGATTTGTCCGTCTACCCGCTCTTGTGGGCGCTCGGCACGCTTGGCTTCCCACAGACTGTCAGCGCCACCGGCGTGGTCAATGACGATGGCGTTGACGCGCAGAACGCCATGACCCTTGGCTACGACCACGCCGCCCAGGTCCAGCTCACCTCCTCGCTCCTGGCCCACGGCCCCCGCACGGCCACCGTGGCGGGAAGCCTCGGTTTCCTGCAGAGCGTGGGTTCCATCAACAACCCGAGTGAGCTTCTCATCGCCAAAGGGTGGGAGGACCGCCGGACGGAAAGCTTCGACGTCGTGGGCAAGGGTTACGCGTACGAGCTGCGTGAGGTGGTGCGCTGCATCCAGCAGGGGCTGACCGAAAGCCCCGTCATGCCCCTGGAGGACACGTTGAACACCATGCGCCTCTTCGACGGCGTCCGGGCCCAGCTTGGAGTCACCTACCCCAACGACAGGCATTAG
- a CDS encoding serine/threonine-protein kinase, translating into MVAESPSSIKNEVVGGRYRLGEVIGRGGMSSVYCARDENLGRDVALKLFAPQAPDADELKRQEAEIQLLATLNHPGLVTLFDAGIDDRVPDEPRPFLTMELVEGQDLRSRIRHSRVPLEELSVIGAGIADALAYVHGLGIIHRDIKPGNILLVQIRPGEPLRPKLTDFGIARIVDSTRLTATGTMVGTAAYLSPEQALGKPLSSATDIYSLGLVLLECIKGTVEYPGSAVESAVARLHRAPEIPDDVPAEWADLIRSMTAIEPLERPAAADIETALRQALVSPASTPGELAPETTRVLPAMPFHPPTITAEESVDEVREAAEATGAISPVSSAQPSERTPASPSASGTAATSPATAKASKKPRLTRTQRIWLAVVLGVLVIAAAAAAVMMSISARPADVVPYPTVTGVLGDHLQELQKSVEP; encoded by the coding sequence ATGGTGGCGGAATCGCCTAGCTCCATCAAGAATGAAGTTGTCGGCGGTCGCTATCGTTTGGGTGAGGTAATAGGCCGTGGAGGAATGTCCTCGGTTTACTGTGCCCGGGATGAAAACCTGGGCCGCGACGTTGCGTTGAAGCTCTTCGCGCCGCAGGCTCCGGATGCCGACGAGCTGAAGCGCCAGGAAGCGGAGATCCAGCTCCTCGCCACCCTGAACCACCCCGGTCTGGTAACGCTCTTCGATGCCGGCATCGATGACCGCGTCCCGGACGAACCCCGGCCGTTCCTCACCATGGAACTCGTGGAGGGCCAGGACCTGCGCAGCCGCATCCGGCACAGCCGCGTGCCCCTTGAAGAGCTGTCCGTGATCGGCGCGGGGATCGCCGACGCCCTGGCCTACGTGCACGGCCTGGGCATCATCCACCGTGACATCAAGCCGGGCAACATCCTCCTGGTTCAGATCCGCCCGGGCGAGCCGCTGCGGCCCAAACTCACGGACTTCGGCATCGCCAGGATTGTCGATTCCACCCGCCTGACGGCCACGGGCACCATGGTGGGCACCGCTGCCTACCTCAGCCCCGAGCAGGCCCTGGGCAAACCACTGTCGTCAGCAACGGACATCTATTCCCTGGGCCTGGTGCTGCTGGAGTGCATTAAGGGCACCGTGGAGTACCCGGGCAGCGCCGTGGAATCAGCTGTTGCCCGGCTTCACCGTGCCCCGGAAATCCCCGACGACGTCCCCGCCGAATGGGCCGACCTCATCCGTTCCATGACGGCCATCGAGCCGCTGGAGCGGCCGGCGGCGGCGGATATTGAGACGGCGCTGCGCCAGGCCCTGGTTTCCCCGGCGTCGACGCCGGGAGAACTCGCCCCCGAAACCACCCGGGTGCTTCCCGCGATGCCCTTCCACCCGCCCACCATCACCGCCGAAGAATCAGTGGACGAAGTGCGGGAGGCGGCAGAGGCCACCGGTGCGATTTCCCCCGTGTCATCCGCACAGCCATCTGAGCGGACCCCCGCTTCGCCTTCTGCTTCCGGTACGGCGGCAACCAGCCCGGCCACCGCCAAGGCTTCCAAAAAGCCGCGCCTGACCCGGACGCAGCGCATCTGGCTGGCTGTCGTACTCGGTGTCCTGGTGATCGCCGCAGCCGCCGCAGCGGTGATGATGAGCATCTCCGCTCGCCCGGCCGACGTCGTACCCTATCCCACGGTGACCGGCGTCCTGGGCGACCATCTCCAGGAACTTCAAAAGAGCGTGGAACCGTGA
- a CDS encoding NADP-dependent isocitrate dehydrogenase, which produces MSKIIYTHTDEAPMLATYSFLPIIEAFASTAGVEVETRDISLAGRIIAVFGDYLTPEQQIGDALAELGELAKTPEANIIKLPNISASIPQLKAAIAELQGQGYALPDYPDNPSSDEETAVRSRYDKIKGSAVNPVLREGNSDRRAPLSVKNYARQNPHSMGAWTPDSKTNVATMGQDDFRSNEKSVVIEKDGTISIQLVRGDGSVKVLKKAFPVLAGEVIDGTVMRAAALDEFLKAQVARAKEEGVLFSAHLKATMMKVSDPIIFGHVVKAYFSELFDTYGKQLSAAGISPNNGLAAILSSLEDLPADVREGVQNLIKKGLEDGPALAMVDSDKGITTLNVPSDVIVDASMPAMIRSSGHMWGPDGKEADTLAVLPDSSYAGIYQVVIDDCRANGAYDPTTMGTVPNVGLMAQAAEEYGSHDKTFEIQEAGKVQILDGSGNVLLEHEVSEGDIWRACQTKDAPIRDWVKLAVTRARASQTPAVFWLDEDRAHDANLIAKVNEYLKEHDTEGLDIQIMAPVKAIAFTLERIRKGEDTISVTGNVLRDYLTDLFPILELGTSAKMLSVVPLMNGGGLFETGAGGSAPKHVQQLLKENHLRWDSLGEFLALAVSFEHLATTTGNARAQVLADTLDRATGTFLLENKSPSRRAGELDNRGSHYYLARYWAEELAKQTDDADLAAAFSSVANELSSQEETIVGELAEVQGSPVDIGGYYHPEDAKASAVMRPSATLNKVIASLS; this is translated from the coding sequence ATGTCCAAGATTATCTACACCCACACCGACGAAGCGCCGATGCTGGCTACCTATTCGTTCCTGCCCATCATCGAGGCATTCGCTTCGACAGCAGGTGTGGAGGTGGAGACCCGCGACATTTCGCTCGCCGGCCGCATCATCGCCGTCTTCGGTGACTACCTGACCCCCGAACAGCAGATCGGTGACGCCCTTGCTGAACTCGGTGAGCTGGCGAAGACGCCGGAAGCCAACATCATCAAGCTGCCCAACATCAGCGCCTCCATTCCGCAGCTGAAGGCCGCCATTGCAGAACTGCAGGGCCAGGGCTACGCACTGCCGGACTACCCCGACAACCCGTCCTCGGACGAGGAAACGGCCGTCCGCTCGCGCTACGACAAGATCAAGGGCTCCGCCGTGAACCCGGTCCTGCGTGAAGGCAACTCGGACCGCCGTGCACCGCTGTCCGTCAAGAACTATGCCCGCCAGAACCCGCACTCCATGGGTGCCTGGACCCCGGACTCCAAGACCAACGTGGCCACCATGGGCCAGGATGACTTCCGCTCCAACGAGAAGTCCGTGGTCATCGAGAAGGATGGCACCATCTCCATCCAGCTGGTCCGCGGGGACGGCTCCGTCAAGGTCCTGAAGAAGGCCTTCCCGGTCCTGGCCGGCGAGGTCATCGACGGCACCGTGATGCGCGCCGCCGCCCTGGATGAGTTCCTGAAGGCCCAGGTGGCCCGCGCCAAGGAAGAGGGCGTGCTGTTCTCCGCGCACCTCAAGGCCACCATGATGAAGGTCTCGGACCCCATCATCTTCGGCCACGTGGTGAAGGCCTACTTCTCCGAACTGTTCGACACCTACGGCAAGCAGCTCTCCGCCGCCGGCATCAGCCCCAACAACGGCCTGGCTGCGATCCTCAGCAGCCTCGAGGACCTGCCCGCGGATGTCCGCGAGGGCGTCCAGAACCTGATCAAGAAGGGCCTGGAAGACGGCCCCGCCCTGGCCATGGTGGACTCGGACAAGGGCATCACCACCCTGAACGTCCCCAGCGACGTCATCGTGGACGCCTCCATGCCCGCCATGATCCGCAGCTCCGGCCACATGTGGGGCCCGGACGGCAAGGAAGCCGACACCTTGGCCGTCCTGCCGGACAGCTCCTACGCCGGGATCTACCAGGTGGTTATCGATGACTGCCGCGCCAACGGCGCCTACGATCCCACCACCATGGGCACCGTCCCCAACGTTGGCCTCATGGCGCAGGCAGCCGAGGAATACGGCAGCCACGACAAGACCTTCGAAATCCAGGAAGCCGGCAAGGTGCAAATCCTGGATGGCTCCGGCAACGTTCTGCTCGAACACGAGGTTTCCGAGGGCGATATCTGGCGCGCCTGCCAGACCAAGGATGCCCCCATCCGCGACTGGGTCAAGCTGGCCGTCACCCGCGCCCGTGCTTCCCAGACCCCAGCCGTGTTCTGGCTGGACGAGGACCGCGCGCACGACGCCAACCTCATCGCCAAGGTCAACGAGTACCTGAAGGAGCACGACACCGAGGGCCTGGACATCCAGATCATGGCTCCCGTCAAGGCCATCGCCTTCACGCTGGAGCGCATCCGCAAGGGCGAGGACACCATCTCCGTCACCGGCAACGTGCTCCGCGACTACCTCACGGACCTGTTCCCCATCCTGGAACTGGGCACCAGCGCCAAGATGCTCTCGGTTGTTCCGCTGATGAACGGCGGCGGACTCTTCGAGACCGGCGCCGGCGGCTCTGCCCCCAAGCACGTCCAGCAACTGCTGAAGGAAAACCACCTTCGCTGGGACAGCCTGGGCGAGTTCCTGGCCCTGGCCGTCAGCTTCGAGCACCTGGCCACCACCACGGGCAACGCCCGCGCCCAGGTCCTGGCCGACACCCTGGACCGGGCCACCGGCACATTCCTGCTGGAGAACAAGTCCCCGAGCCGCCGCGCCGGCGAGCTGGACAACCGTGGCAGCCACTACTACCTGGCCCGCTACTGGGCTGAAGAGCTGGCCAAGCAGACGGACGACGCCGACCTGGCCGCCGCGTTCAGCTCCGTCGCCAACGAGCTTTCCTCCCAGGAGGAGACCATCGTGGGCGAACTGGCCGAGGTCCAGGGCTCGCCCGTGGACATCGGAGGCTACTACCACCCGGAGGACGCCAAGGCTTCCGCAGTGATGCGGCCTTCCGCCACCCTGAACAAGGTCATCGCCAGCCTGAGCTAG
- a CDS encoding trypsin-like serine peptidase — translation MTSTRSLASGLLTLSAAAVLALASAGGAAAAPAPSDGKPTPSVASVTVDAGGAADYWTPERMQSAVPGDTLAGKALERGNRSSALFVEKGKPATTKGTKGKPTIAKSENPVSHIGKVFFTLGGANYVCSGNAVTSANRSTVATAGHCVNEGPGAYATNFIFVPEYENGNAPYGKWAAKALYAPTQWVNNGDMTYDTGFAVVAPDTNGDLLTDIVGGSGTAFNQARGLTYTSYGYPAAAPFNGETLWSCTGKATADPNNPQFATQGIPCDMTGGSSGGPWFIGVDSDGVQNSINSYGYNGSPVMYGPYWGTVIQDTFKRAAKS, via the coding sequence ATGACAAGCACCAGGTCTCTGGCCTCCGGCCTCCTCACTCTCTCGGCGGCCGCTGTGCTGGCTCTCGCTTCCGCCGGCGGGGCCGCTGCGGCCCCTGCTCCGTCCGACGGGAAGCCAACCCCGTCCGTCGCCAGCGTCACCGTAGACGCCGGCGGTGCGGCAGATTACTGGACCCCCGAGCGGATGCAGAGTGCCGTCCCCGGCGACACCCTGGCCGGCAAGGCACTGGAACGCGGCAACCGTTCCAGCGCCCTCTTCGTGGAGAAGGGCAAGCCTGCCACCACCAAGGGAACCAAGGGCAAGCCCACCATTGCCAAGAGCGAGAACCCCGTCTCGCACATCGGCAAGGTGTTCTTCACGCTAGGGGGCGCCAACTACGTGTGCTCCGGCAACGCCGTCACGTCAGCGAACAGAAGTACAGTGGCCACGGCCGGGCACTGCGTCAACGAAGGCCCTGGCGCTTACGCCACCAACTTCATCTTCGTCCCCGAATACGAGAACGGCAACGCGCCGTATGGCAAGTGGGCCGCCAAGGCCCTGTACGCCCCCACCCAGTGGGTAAACAACGGCGACATGACCTATGACACGGGCTTCGCCGTCGTAGCCCCGGACACCAACGGCGACCTGCTGACCGACATCGTCGGCGGCTCGGGCACCGCCTTCAACCAGGCCCGCGGCCTCACCTACACGTCCTATGGCTACCCCGCCGCCGCACCCTTCAACGGAGAAACGCTGTGGAGCTGCACCGGCAAGGCCACGGCGGATCCCAACAACCCGCAGTTCGCCACCCAGGGCATCCCCTGCGACATGACCGGCGGTTCCTCGGGCGGCCCTTGGTTCATCGGCGTCGACTCCGATGGCGTCCAGAACTCCATTAACAGCTACGGCTACAACGGCTCCCCAGTGATGTACGGCCCCTACTGGGGCACCGTCATCCAGGACACGTTCAAGCGTGCAGCAAAATCGTAA